The following proteins are co-located in the Deinococcus metallilatus genome:
- a CDS encoding ParB/RepB/Spo0J family partition protein translates to MSKKSSLGRGLDALLSRPQAADAPAGTAVQNVRVDRIVQAAYQPRQVFEPEALAELAQSIREKGVLQPLLVRPRGENFEIVAGERRWRASQLAGLSEVPALIRDLGDREALEIAIIENLQREDLGPLEEARAYQALLDQGLNQEGVAQAVGKGRSTISNALRLLSLPDTALRALESGEISAGHARAILAQPEGDRAWALGEIRTRRLSVREAEALNRGARAPAPIAVNPPRPYRQVELDLSRRTGTRVRITGEDKGRVELNYASREELDRILDLLGYAAEE, encoded by the coding sequence GTGTCGAAAAAATCTAGCCTCGGGCGCGGCCTCGACGCCCTGCTCAGTCGGCCCCAGGCGGCGGACGCCCCGGCGGGAACTGCCGTGCAGAACGTGCGGGTGGACCGGATCGTTCAGGCCGCCTACCAGCCCCGGCAGGTCTTCGAGCCGGAGGCGCTGGCCGAACTCGCCCAGAGCATCCGCGAGAAGGGCGTGCTGCAACCCCTGCTGGTGCGCCCGCGCGGCGAGAACTTCGAGATCGTGGCGGGCGAGCGGCGCTGGCGGGCCTCCCAGCTCGCGGGCCTCAGCGAGGTGCCCGCCCTGATCCGCGACCTGGGGGACCGCGAGGCGCTGGAGATCGCCATCATCGAGAACCTCCAGCGCGAGGACCTGGGGCCGCTGGAGGAGGCGCGGGCCTATCAGGCGCTGCTCGATCAGGGCCTCAACCAGGAGGGCGTGGCGCAGGCCGTGGGCAAGGGCCGCAGCACCATCTCCAACGCGCTGCGGCTGCTGTCCCTGCCGGACACCGCGCTGCGGGCCCTGGAGAGCGGCGAGATCAGCGCCGGGCACGCCCGCGCCATCCTCGCCCAGCCGGAAGGTGACCGGGCCTGGGCGCTGGGCGAGATCCGCACCCGCCGCCTGAGCGTCCGCGAGGCCGAGGCCCTGAACCGTGGGGCGCGCGCCCCGGCCCCCATCGCCGTAAATCCCCCCCGGCCCTACCGGCAGGTGGAACTCGACCTCAGCCGCCGCACCGGCACCCGGGTCCGCATCACCGGCGAGGACAAAGGCCGGGTGGAACTCAACTACGCCTCACGCGAGGAACTGGACCGGATTCTCGACCTGCTGGGCTACGCCGCCGAGGAGTAG